CAATAACAAGTTCATCATCGTAGGGTGGAATGAATACAAGGCCTTCAACTTCGGCACGTTGCTGAGCATATTTATTTGCTATATCAAAACTATCACCATGTAACACAACTTGACCACCCAAGCGTTTAACTGCTTGAACTTTAATGTCAGGAGTCGTGCTTGGCATAACAATAATTGCTGGAATTCCTAAGCGTTGACCTGACAATGCTACACCTTGAGCATGGTTGCCAGCAGAGGCACAAATTACCCCGCGTTCGAGCTTTTCTTTAGGCAACTGACTAATACGGTTATAGGCGCCACGTAATTTAAAAGAAAAAACAGGCTGTAAATCTTCGCGCTTAAAACGAATTGTATTATTTAATTTTTGACTAATTCGTGGAGCTGCTTCGAGAGGCGTTTCAATTGCAACATCATAAACCGTTGCTTGTAAAATTTGTCGTACCACACGAGACAGCATGTTCATCTTCCCTATAACAGTTTAAAATAGGAAATTATTGTAGCAAACCCTTGTGCATTTGCGCCGATTATTGGTGCATAAATGTCAAAAAATAGTTGAGTGATGTCATGAGTCTATATGCAACCCAAGATGAAAAGAAACAAGCTGCTGCGAAAGCTGCTTTAAAACACTTGCCCAAAGGCGGCATTTTGGGGGTTGGGACTGGAAGTACCGTAAACTTTCTAATTGATTTATTGCCTGAATTACAATTAGAAGCGGCTGTGGCAAGTTCTCAAGCAACTGCTGATCGCCTTAAAAAATTAGGCATTGAAGTTGTAGATATGAATCATGTAGGTGGTTTAGATGCCTATGTTGATGGTGCAGATGAAATTGACCGTCATATGCATATGATTAAAGGTGGTGGTGCTGCATTAACACGTGAAAAAATTGTAGCTTCAATTGCTAAGAAGTTTGTTTGTATTGTTGACGATTCAAAATGGGTTGATCAACTTGGACATGATTTTCCACTTCCAGTAGAAGTTATTCCAATGGCTCGTTCAGCTGTGGCTCGTAAGTTGGTGAGTTTAGGTGGTGACCCAGTTTATCGTGAAGGTGTAGTAACAGATAATGGTAATGTGATTTTAGATGTATTTAATCTTAATATTTTAAATGCGCTTGATTTAGAAAAAACTATTAACAATATTCCGGGTGTTGTGACTAATGGTATTTTTGCTTTAAACCCAGCAACGATTGCAATTGTTGCAACAAATAATGGTATTGAAGAGCGTAATGCACAGTAATGTCTGCAAAGATGCCAGAAATTAAAATCGTTCGACACGTAAGAGCAAGAAAATTGCGCTTACGTGTTGAGCCTGCTTCAATCCGCCTGACGGTTCCTTTGTTTTGTAGTAAAAAACAAATTCAGCTTTTTTTAGCGCAATCTGAGCAATGGTTGACCGAGACGTGGAATAAGCAGCAAAACGTCCAATCGACTTCCATTGATATTCCTTCCGAGATTTATTTTTTTAATAAAGAGCAACCGTTTCAGGTCATTGTTCAAAAGCAGCATCGAGTTTTTCAATTCGATTGGGAAAGTAGTTGTTTATTTCTTAAAGACACGCAGCCATATTTGGCATTACAAAGTGCAGTGATTGCCTTTGCAAAACAAGAATTACCCGAGTTTTTAAAAGAATTAAGTGAACACACTCATTTGGCTTATAGGGAATGTACGATTCGCCGTCCGAAAACTCGTTGGGGAAGTTGTAGCAGTCAACATAATATTATGCTACATGCTGGCTTAGTACTCATGCCTCATGAAATTGCTCGCTATGTTGCTATTCATGAATTAGCTCACACTAAACATTTTGACCATAGCCCAGCTTTTTGGGCAGAAGTTGAAAAATACGATCCATATTTTCAAAAACACCGCAGACAACTTAAATCAAATCCGTTGCCTGCATGGTGGTATGTTTCAAACTAACTAAAACTACATTCTAGTTGTGGTGTTTGTAAGTTATCTGGTGCTTTTCGGCTGTCTAAACCTGCTTTAGCACTCACGATTTTATTTGCTTTAATTGATAATTGTATAAAGTTGTATTGCTGCGTTGAGTTATTTGGTTCGGCGGAACTTGAGTTGAGTAAATAACTTGAGCTTGCAGCATCTGTTTGCAATAAATTATCTGTACTATCCGCACTTAACGCAGAGCGATAAGTCTGTGATCCTTTAATAAGGTCGATTTGTCCATTCGCACGAAAATTAAGCTG
This region of Acinetobacter sp. XS-4 genomic DNA includes:
- the rpiA gene encoding ribose-5-phosphate isomerase RpiA, producing the protein MSLYATQDEKKQAAAKAALKHLPKGGILGVGTGSTVNFLIDLLPELQLEAAVASSQATADRLKKLGIEVVDMNHVGGLDAYVDGADEIDRHMHMIKGGGAALTREKIVASIAKKFVCIVDDSKWVDQLGHDFPLPVEVIPMARSAVARKLVSLGGDPVYREGVVTDNGNVILDVFNLNILNALDLEKTINNIPGVVTNGIFALNPATIAIVATNNGIEERNAQ
- a CDS encoding SprT family zinc-dependent metalloprotease, with the protein product MSAKMPEIKIVRHVRARKLRLRVEPASIRLTVPLFCSKKQIQLFLAQSEQWLTETWNKQQNVQSTSIDIPSEIYFFNKEQPFQVIVQKQHRVFQFDWESSCLFLKDTQPYLALQSAVIAFAKQELPEFLKELSEHTHLAYRECTIRRPKTRWGSCSSQHNIMLHAGLVLMPHEIARYVAIHELAHTKHFDHSPAFWAEVEKYDPYFQKHRRQLKSNPLPAWWYVSN